The genomic window AATGGAGATGGTGATGCCCGGGGACAACGTAACCATAACAGTAGAACTGATAGCGCCGATAGCCATGGAAAAGGAACTGAGATTCGCGATAAGAGAGGGCGGCCGTACAGTGGGAGCAGGAGTTGTGACAGAGGTAATACAATAAATCAGGGGCAGTAGAACAATAGAGCAACAGAACAGTAGTAAAAAACTACTGCTCTACTGTGCTACTGCACTAAAATAAATGGAGTGAAACGACTATGCGCGATATAATTCTTTTTCAGTGTACAGAGTGTAAAGAGAGAAATTATTCAACGATGAAGAACAAGAAGAATACGACTGAGAAGTTGCAGAGAAAGAAATACTGCAGGCATTGCAGAAAGCATACATCGCATAAGGAAACCAAGCCATAAAAAGGCCAGTAGCTCTAACGGCAGAGCGTCGGACTCCAAATCCGGGGGTTGGGGGTTCAAATCCCTCCTGGCCTGCCAATGAGCGTTATGGCGTAGAGCGTTATGGCGATAAGGAAAAATTAACACTATAACGCTATAACGCAAGGGAGAAGGGATGTTTAACAGGATTAAGGAATTTTTTAAGGAA from Nitrospirota bacterium includes these protein-coding regions:
- the rpmG gene encoding 50S ribosomal protein L33, with the translated sequence MRDIILFQCTECKERNYSTMKNKKNTTEKLQRKKYCRHCRKHTSHKETKP
- the tuf gene encoding elongation factor Tu (EF-Tu; promotes GTP-dependent binding of aminoacyl-tRNA to the A-site of ribosomes during protein biosynthesis; when the tRNA anticodon matches the mRNA codon, GTP hydrolysis results; the inactive EF-Tu-GDP leaves the ribosome and release of GDP is promoted by elongation factor Ts; many prokaryotes have two copies of the gene encoding EF-Tu), with the translated sequence MEMVMPGDNVTITVELIAPIAMEKELRFAIREGGRTVGAGVVTEVIQ